In one Legionella clemsonensis genomic region, the following are encoded:
- a CDS encoding Arm DNA-binding domain-containing protein, with amino-acid sequence MRVTPKGVKSWIYRYKIADKTDQITLGALSDHELG; translated from the coding sequence ATTCGTGTCACCCCCAAGGGTGTTAAAAGCTGGATTTACCGTTACAAGATAGCTGACAAAACTGACCAAATCACCTTGGGGGCATTATCCGACCATGAGCTTGGCTAA